One Halichondria panicea chromosome 3, odHalPani1.1, whole genome shotgun sequence genomic region harbors:
- the LOC135334081 gene encoding dapdiamide synthesis protein DdaC-like isoform X7 has product MLALKHFPPKNFTPKLEEKDALPLKISPRDGNTSLQFLKEWMAANKDWLDQKLLEHGAILLQGFDVNEAIDFQEAVLQFSPDLCDTYRGTSPRNQILGTQYVFSASEFPPHYPIPQHLEMAFLPAPPRRLFFCCLEAPTSAGGETCLADYKKVYETMDPKIRQSFEDKGVMHIRNYVRQRSYFTDPSMMKGWEAVFGTKNREEVARELTEDQMEHSWGENDSLRIVNRVPAIEKHPQSGHKVWFNHLMVFHWTMYYDEPYRVYQRLGGLKQLLYSWVLWAASFFYIGLKAPSAKLSLGMNTCYGDGAAIPYRTVSHVRDTVWRNLVFNRWKQGDVLMIDNFRVSHGRQPFSGRRKIVVSWSNPMTRPSLTRS; this is encoded by the exons ATGCTCGCTCTCAAACACTTTCCTCCAAAGAACTTCACCCCAAAACTGGAGGAGAAAG ATGCTCTCCCTCTCAAGATCAGTCCCAGAGATGGCAATACATCCCTGCAGTTCCTCAAGGAGTGGATGGCAGCCAACAAAGACTGGCTGGACCAGAAGCTCCTGGAACATG GAGCCATCTTATTGCAAGGGTTTGATGTGAACGAAGCCATCGACTTCCAAGAAGCTGTACTGCAGTTCAGCCCTGACCTGTGTGACACGTACAGAGGCACCTCTCCAAGGAACCAAATCCTTGGAACCCAG tacgtGTTCTCGGCCAGTGAGTTCCCCCCACACTACCCTATCCCCCAACACCTTGAGATGGCGTTCCTGCCCGCCCCTCCTCGGAGACTGTTCTTCTGCTGTCTGGAGGCACCCACCTCGGCAGGAGGGGAGACTTGTCTGGCCGACTACAAGAAAGTCTATGAGACCATGGATCCGAAAATTCGACAAAGTTTTGAAGACAAAGGA GTGATGCATATTCGTAACTATGTGCGACAGAGGAGCTACTTCACAGACCCGTCCATGATGAAGGGGTGGGAGGCCGTGTTTGGCACCAAAAATCGAGAAGAAGTTGCGCGGGAACTGACAGAGGACCAAATGGAGCACTCGTGGGGAGAGAATGATTCTCTGAGGATAGTGAACCGTGTCCCTGCTATAGAGAAGCATCCTCAGTCCGGCCACAAAGTGTGGTTCAATCATTTAATG gtATTTCATTGGACCATGTATTATGACGAGCCCTACCGTGTGTACCAGCGCCTGGGAGGTCTCAAACAGCTGCTCTACTCCTGGGTCCTGTGGGCTGCCAGCTTCTTCTATATCGGACTGAAAGCACCCTCGGCTAAACTGAGCCTTGGTATGAACACTTGCTATGGCGATGGTGCGGCCATACCTTATCGTACAGTGAGCCACGTTAGAGACACAGTGTGGAGGAACCTTGTGTTCAATCGCTGGAAGCAGGGGGACGTGCTCATGATAGACAACTTCAGGGTGTCTCACGGGAGACAG CCTTTCTCTGGCAGGAGGAAGATCGTTGTGTCCTGGTCTAACCCGATGACAAGACCCAGCCTCACAAGATCCTGA
- the LOC135334081 gene encoding dapdiamide synthesis protein DdaC-like isoform X2, translating to MLIMPYGMRGWKPTQCRIPLWPTAHVQTIRWDSTTACNMAWTSIAAVTVSTDALPLKISPRDGNTSLQFLKEWMAANKDWLDQKLLEHGAILLQGFDVNEAIDFQEAVLQFSPDLCDTYRGTSPRNQILGTQYVFSASEFPPHYPIPQHLEMAFLPAPPRRLFFCCLEAPTSAGGETCLADYKKVYETMDPKIRQSFEDKGVMHIRNYVRQRSYFTDPSMMKGWEAVFGTKNREEVARELTEDQMEHSWGENDSLRIVNRVPAIEKHPQSGHKVWFNHLMVFHWTMYYDEPYRVYQRLGGLKQLLYSWVLWAASFFYIGLKAPSAKLSLGMNTCYGDGAAIPYRTVSHVRDTVWRNLVFNRWKQGDVLMIDNFRVSHGRQPFSGKRKVVVSWSQPYLKQSHRT from the exons ATGTTAATTATGCCATATGGTATGAGGGGGTGGAAGCCTACACAGTGTAGAATTCCTTTGTGgcctactgcgcatgtgcagacaatTAGATGGGATTCTACCACAGCATGCAATATGGCATGGACTAGTATAGCTGCTGTGACCGTCTCCACAGATGCTCTCCCTCTCAAGATCAGTCCCAGAGATGGCAATACATCCCTGCAGTTCCTCAAGGAGTGGATGGCAGCCAACAAAGACTGGCTGGACCAGAAGCTCCTGGAACATG GAGCCATCTTATTGCAAGGGTTTGATGTGAACGAAGCCATCGACTTCCAAGAAGCTGTACTGCAGTTCAGCCCTGACCTGTGTGACACGTACAGAGGCACCTCTCCAAGGAACCAAATCCTTGGAACCCAG tacgtGTTCTCGGCCAGTGAGTTCCCCCCACACTACCCTATCCCCCAACACCTTGAGATGGCGTTCCTGCCCGCCCCTCCTCGGAGACTGTTCTTCTGCTGTCTGGAGGCACCCACCTCGGCAGGAGGGGAGACTTGTCTGGCCGACTACAAGAAAGTCTATGAGACCATGGATCCGAAAATTCGACAAAGTTTTGAAGACAAAGGA GTGATGCATATTCGTAACTATGTGCGACAGAGGAGCTACTTCACAGACCCGTCCATGATGAAGGGGTGGGAGGCCGTGTTTGGCACCAAAAATCGAGAAGAAGTTGCGCGGGAACTGACAGAGGACCAAATGGAGCACTCGTGGGGAGAGAATGATTCTCTGAGGATAGTGAACCGTGTCCCTGCTATAGAGAAGCATCCTCAGTCCGGCCACAAAGTGTGGTTCAATCATTTAATG gtATTTCATTGGACCATGTATTATGACGAGCCCTACCGTGTGTACCAGCGCCTGGGAGGTCTCAAACAGCTGCTCTACTCCTGGGTCCTGTGGGCTGCCAGCTTCTTCTATATCGGACTGAAAGCACCCTCGGCTAAACTGAGCCTTGGTATGAACACTTGCTATGGCGATGGTGCGGCCATACCTTATCGTACAGTGAGCCACGTTAGAGACACAGTGTGGAGGAACCTTGTGTTCAATCGCTGGAAGCAGGGGGACGTGCTCATGATAGACAACTTCAGGGTGTCTCACGGGAGACAG CCCTTCTCTGGTAAGAGGAAAGTTGTTGTGTCATGGTCACAGCCATACCTCAAACAAAGTCACAGAACatga
- the LOC135334081 gene encoding uncharacterized protein LOC135334081 isoform X5 yields MLIMPYGMRGWKPTQCRIPLWPTAHVQTIRWDSTTACNMAWTSIAAVTVSTDALPLKISPRDGNTSLQFLKEWMAANKDWLDQKLLEHGAILLQGFDVNEAIDFQEAVLQFSPDLCDTYRGTSPRNQILGTQYVFSASEFPPHYPIPQHLEMAFLPAPPRRLFFCCLEAPTSAGGETCLADYKKVYETMDPKIRQSFEDKGVMHIRNYVRQRSYFTDPSMMKGWEAVFGTKNREEVARELTEDQMEHSWGENDSLRIVNRVPAIEKHPQSGHKVWFNHLMVFHWTMYYDEPYRVYQRLGGLKQLLYSWVLWAASFFYIGLKAPSAKLSLGMNTCYGDGAAIPYRTVSHVRDTVWRNLVFNRWKQGDVLMIDNFRVSHGRQWNLC; encoded by the exons ATGTTAATTATGCCATATGGTATGAGGGGGTGGAAGCCTACACAGTGTAGAATTCCTTTGTGgcctactgcgcatgtgcagacaatTAGATGGGATTCTACCACAGCATGCAATATGGCATGGACTAGTATAGCTGCTGTGACCGTCTCCACAGATGCTCTCCCTCTCAAGATCAGTCCCAGAGATGGCAATACATCCCTGCAGTTCCTCAAGGAGTGGATGGCAGCCAACAAAGACTGGCTGGACCAGAAGCTCCTGGAACATG GAGCCATCTTATTGCAAGGGTTTGATGTGAACGAAGCCATCGACTTCCAAGAAGCTGTACTGCAGTTCAGCCCTGACCTGTGTGACACGTACAGAGGCACCTCTCCAAGGAACCAAATCCTTGGAACCCAG tacgtGTTCTCGGCCAGTGAGTTCCCCCCACACTACCCTATCCCCCAACACCTTGAGATGGCGTTCCTGCCCGCCCCTCCTCGGAGACTGTTCTTCTGCTGTCTGGAGGCACCCACCTCGGCAGGAGGGGAGACTTGTCTGGCCGACTACAAGAAAGTCTATGAGACCATGGATCCGAAAATTCGACAAAGTTTTGAAGACAAAGGA GTGATGCATATTCGTAACTATGTGCGACAGAGGAGCTACTTCACAGACCCGTCCATGATGAAGGGGTGGGAGGCCGTGTTTGGCACCAAAAATCGAGAAGAAGTTGCGCGGGAACTGACAGAGGACCAAATGGAGCACTCGTGGGGAGAGAATGATTCTCTGAGGATAGTGAACCGTGTCCCTGCTATAGAGAAGCATCCTCAGTCCGGCCACAAAGTGTGGTTCAATCATTTAATG gtATTTCATTGGACCATGTATTATGACGAGCCCTACCGTGTGTACCAGCGCCTGGGAGGTCTCAAACAGCTGCTCTACTCCTGGGTCCTGTGGGCTGCCAGCTTCTTCTATATCGGACTGAAAGCACCCTCGGCTAAACTGAGCCTTGGTATGAACACTTGCTATGGCGATGGTGCGGCCATACCTTATCGTACAGTGAGCCACGTTAGAGACACAGTGTGGAGGAACCTTGTGTTCAATCGCTGGAAGCAGGGGGACGTGCTCATGATAGACAACTTCAGGGTGTCTCACGGGAGACAG tggaacctctgttaa
- the LOC135334081 gene encoding dapdiamide synthesis protein DdaC-like isoform X4 — MLIMPYGMRGWKPTQCRIPLWPTAHVQTIRWDSTTACNMAWTSIAAVTVSTDALPLKISPRDGNTSLQFLKEWMAANKDWLDQKLLEHGAILLQGFDVLQFSPDLCDTYRGTSPRNQILGTQYVFSASEFPPHYPIPQHLEMAFLPAPPRRLFFCCLEAPTSAGGETCLADYKKVYETMDPKIRQSFEDKGVMHIRNYVRQRSYFTDPSMMKGWEAVFGTKNREEVARELTEDQMEHSWGENDSLRIVNRVPAIEKHPQSGHKVWFNHLMVFHWTMYYDEPYRVYQRLGGLKQLLYSWVLWAASFFYIGLKAPSAKLSLGMNTCYGDGAAIPYRTVSHVRDTVWRNLVFNRWKQGDVLMIDNFRVSHGRQPFSGRRKIVVSWSNPMTRPSLTRS; from the exons ATGTTAATTATGCCATATGGTATGAGGGGGTGGAAGCCTACACAGTGTAGAATTCCTTTGTGgcctactgcgcatgtgcagacaatTAGATGGGATTCTACCACAGCATGCAATATGGCATGGACTAGTATAGCTGCTGTGACCGTCTCCACAGATGCTCTCCCTCTCAAGATCAGTCCCAGAGATGGCAATACATCCCTGCAGTTCCTCAAGGAGTGGATGGCAGCCAACAAAGACTGGCTGGACCAGAAGCTCCTGGAACATG GAGCCATCTTATTGCAAGGGTTTGA TGTACTGCAGTTCAGCCCTGACCTGTGTGACACGTACAGAGGCACCTCTCCAAGGAACCAAATCCTTGGAACCCAG tacgtGTTCTCGGCCAGTGAGTTCCCCCCACACTACCCTATCCCCCAACACCTTGAGATGGCGTTCCTGCCCGCCCCTCCTCGGAGACTGTTCTTCTGCTGTCTGGAGGCACCCACCTCGGCAGGAGGGGAGACTTGTCTGGCCGACTACAAGAAAGTCTATGAGACCATGGATCCGAAAATTCGACAAAGTTTTGAAGACAAAGGA GTGATGCATATTCGTAACTATGTGCGACAGAGGAGCTACTTCACAGACCCGTCCATGATGAAGGGGTGGGAGGCCGTGTTTGGCACCAAAAATCGAGAAGAAGTTGCGCGGGAACTGACAGAGGACCAAATGGAGCACTCGTGGGGAGAGAATGATTCTCTGAGGATAGTGAACCGTGTCCCTGCTATAGAGAAGCATCCTCAGTCCGGCCACAAAGTGTGGTTCAATCATTTAATG gtATTTCATTGGACCATGTATTATGACGAGCCCTACCGTGTGTACCAGCGCCTGGGAGGTCTCAAACAGCTGCTCTACTCCTGGGTCCTGTGGGCTGCCAGCTTCTTCTATATCGGACTGAAAGCACCCTCGGCTAAACTGAGCCTTGGTATGAACACTTGCTATGGCGATGGTGCGGCCATACCTTATCGTACAGTGAGCCACGTTAGAGACACAGTGTGGAGGAACCTTGTGTTCAATCGCTGGAAGCAGGGGGACGTGCTCATGATAGACAACTTCAGGGTGTCTCACGGGAGACAG CCTTTCTCTGGCAGGAGGAAGATCGTTGTGTCCTGGTCTAACCCGATGACAAGACCCAGCCTCACAAGATCCTGA
- the LOC135334081 gene encoding dapdiamide synthesis protein DdaC-like isoform X1 translates to MLIMPYGMRGWKPTQCRIPLWPTAHVQTIRWDSTTACNMAWTSIAAVTVSTDALPLKISPRDGNTSLQFLKEWMAANKDWLDQKLLEHGAILLQGFDVNEAIDFQEAVLQFSPDLCDTYRGTSPRNQILGTQYVFSASEFPPHYPIPQHLEMAFLPAPPRRLFFCCLEAPTSAGGETCLADYKKVYETMDPKIRQSFEDKGVMHIRNYVRQRSYFTDPSMMKGWEAVFGTKNREEVARELTEDQMEHSWGENDSLRIVNRVPAIEKHPQSGHKVWFNHLMVFHWTMYYDEPYRVYQRLGGLKQLLYSWVLWAASFFYIGLKAPSAKLSLGMNTCYGDGAAIPYRTVSHVRDTVWRNLVFNRWKQGDVLMIDNFRVSHGRQPFSGRRKIVVSWSNPMTRPSLTRS, encoded by the exons ATGTTAATTATGCCATATGGTATGAGGGGGTGGAAGCCTACACAGTGTAGAATTCCTTTGTGgcctactgcgcatgtgcagacaatTAGATGGGATTCTACCACAGCATGCAATATGGCATGGACTAGTATAGCTGCTGTGACCGTCTCCACAGATGCTCTCCCTCTCAAGATCAGTCCCAGAGATGGCAATACATCCCTGCAGTTCCTCAAGGAGTGGATGGCAGCCAACAAAGACTGGCTGGACCAGAAGCTCCTGGAACATG GAGCCATCTTATTGCAAGGGTTTGATGTGAACGAAGCCATCGACTTCCAAGAAGCTGTACTGCAGTTCAGCCCTGACCTGTGTGACACGTACAGAGGCACCTCTCCAAGGAACCAAATCCTTGGAACCCAG tacgtGTTCTCGGCCAGTGAGTTCCCCCCACACTACCCTATCCCCCAACACCTTGAGATGGCGTTCCTGCCCGCCCCTCCTCGGAGACTGTTCTTCTGCTGTCTGGAGGCACCCACCTCGGCAGGAGGGGAGACTTGTCTGGCCGACTACAAGAAAGTCTATGAGACCATGGATCCGAAAATTCGACAAAGTTTTGAAGACAAAGGA GTGATGCATATTCGTAACTATGTGCGACAGAGGAGCTACTTCACAGACCCGTCCATGATGAAGGGGTGGGAGGCCGTGTTTGGCACCAAAAATCGAGAAGAAGTTGCGCGGGAACTGACAGAGGACCAAATGGAGCACTCGTGGGGAGAGAATGATTCTCTGAGGATAGTGAACCGTGTCCCTGCTATAGAGAAGCATCCTCAGTCCGGCCACAAAGTGTGGTTCAATCATTTAATG gtATTTCATTGGACCATGTATTATGACGAGCCCTACCGTGTGTACCAGCGCCTGGGAGGTCTCAAACAGCTGCTCTACTCCTGGGTCCTGTGGGCTGCCAGCTTCTTCTATATCGGACTGAAAGCACCCTCGGCTAAACTGAGCCTTGGTATGAACACTTGCTATGGCGATGGTGCGGCCATACCTTATCGTACAGTGAGCCACGTTAGAGACACAGTGTGGAGGAACCTTGTGTTCAATCGCTGGAAGCAGGGGGACGTGCTCATGATAGACAACTTCAGGGTGTCTCACGGGAGACAG CCTTTCTCTGGCAGGAGGAAGATCGTTGTGTCCTGGTCTAACCCGATGACAAGACCCAGCCTCACAAGATCCTGA
- the LOC135334067 gene encoding TNF receptor-associated factor 5-like has protein sequence MAALNPNNQQQADKRIIGFDCEFVEPPPERFVQSECPVCLQIIREPHQVTCCGNKFCKACIEHIKANKNLCPTCNENISSFPDKGLKRSLYSLKVQCSHQKDGCEWTGELRQLDEHLNTDPQPEKQLNGCQFVAIDCIYNCGNHQQRRYVQNHQIKDCTKRPFDCEHCRDYKSTYDDVTNNHWPVCASFPVPCPNQCGSTIQRQNIDSHVVDGCPLTTINCDLHHVGCAVKIPRQDMPEHQRENLLTHISLLASSHAKQQTEIKNLVDENRILQLGRSFDSKIAALKIKVEQQNTTSNAEIRSSKTNLTALQTKVTALEEGSMFLASEQNADIATLVEENKQLRMKITELAPLQQMLTVNSRFLGPPVLTMTNYQQHKRDDDQWHSPPVYTHHQGYKICLRVDVNGIGTGKGTHVSVFVCFMRGEFDDSLKWPFRGVISYQLLNQVDGKDHKTYTITYDDKIPNTYCTRVTEGERGEGWGHPQFFAHTKLEPKYLQNDTLLFQIHKVN, from the coding sequence ATGGCAGCACTGAACCCCAACAACCAGCAACAAGCTGACAAGAGAATAATAGGATTTGATTGTGAGTTTGTGGAACCTCCACCAGAACGGTTCGTCCAATCAGAGTGTCCAGTTTGTCTCCAGATCATTCGAGAGCCTCACCAGGTCACATGCTGTGGAAATAAGTTTTGCAAAGCTTGTATTGAACACATCAAAGCTAATAAAAATTTGTGCCCAACCTGCAACGAGAACATTTCAAGCTTTCCCGACAAAGGTTTGAAACGATCGCTCTACAGCTTGAAAGTTCAGTGTAGCCACCAGAAAGACGGGTGTGAGTGGACGGGGGAACTGAGACAGCTTGATGAGCACCTTAACACAGATCCACAGCCAGAGAAACAACTCAATGGTTGTCAGTTTGTCGCGATTGATTGCATCTATAACTGCGGGAACCATCAGCAGCGAAGGTACGTTCAAAACCATCAAATTAAGGATTGCACCAAACGTCCATTCGATTGTGAGCACTGCCGTGATTACAAGTCTACCTACGATGATGTCACCAACAACCACTGGCCTGTGTGTGCGTCCTTCCCTGTCCCCTGCCCTAACCAGTGTGGTTCAACTATCCAACGTCAGAATATAGACAGCCATGTTGTCGATGGGTGCCCCCTGACTACCATCAACTGTGACTTGCATCATGTAGGCTGTGCTGTGAAAATCCCTCGACAAGACATGCCAGAACACCAGAGAGAGAACCTACTCACACACATCTCTCTATTGGCCTCCAGTCATGCCAAGCAACAAACTGAAATTAAAAACTTGGTTGATGAAAATAGAATATTACAACTAGGCAGATCGTTTGACAGTAAAATAGCTGCACTAAAAATCAAAGTTGAGCAACAGAACACTACTAGTAATGCCGAGATTAGATCTTCTAAAACGAACTTAACTGCACTACAAACCAAAGTTACCGCACTAGAAGAAGGAAGTATGTTTCTCGCTTCCGAGCAAAACGCTGACATTGCTACTTTAGTTGAGGAGAATAAACAGCTAAGGATGAAAATTACTGAATTGGCACCATTGCAACAAATGCTCACCGTGAACTCTAGATTTCTTGGTCCCCCTGTCCTTACAATGACCAATTACCAACAGCATAAGAGAGATGACGACCAATGGCACTCCCCTCCAGTCTACACCCACCATCAGGGCTACAAGATCTGTCTCAGAGTGGACGTTAACGGCATAGGCACTGGTAAAGGAACACACGtctctgtgtttgtgtgcttCATGAGAGGAGAGTTTGACGATTCATTGAAATGGCCGTTTCGTGGTGTGATTTCATATCAACTACTAAACCAGGTCGATGGCAAGGATCATAAAACATACACAATCACCTATGATGATAAAATACCTAACACGTACTGTACCAGAGTgacagagggagagaggggagAGGGGTGGGGACACCCACAGTTCTTTGCTCACACTAAACTGGAGCCCAAGTATTTACAAAACGACACCCTTCTCTTCCAAATACACAAAGTGAACTGA
- the LOC135334074 gene encoding TNF receptor-associated factor 4-like, producing MAANNQQQADKRIIGFDCEFVEPPPERYVQSECPVCLQIIREPHQVTCCGKKFCKACIEHIKAIQKPCPTCNEEEFSNFPDKGLKQSLYDLKVRCSHQKDGCEWMKELRQLDEHLNTDPQPEKQLDGCQFVEIDCIYNCGNHQQRRYIQKHQIKDCPKRPFGCEHCHDYKSTYDDVTNNHWPVCGSFPVPCPNQCGSTIQRQNINSHVADECPLTTINCDFHHVGCAVKLPRQDMPEHLRENLLTHISLLATSHAKQQDKIANLVDENYKQQKSYKTSLTALQTKVITLEEEKQLLTTNGGKQQVQPAPCTTIPLGPPVLTMTNFQQHKRDDDEWLSPPVYTHHPGYKICLKVYANGYGTSKGTHVTVGVFFMRGEFDDSLKWPFRGVISYQLLDQVNGKDHEIDISIYDDYMLNEYCTRVTEGERSKRGWGKQKFIAHSELEPKYLRNDTLLFQIHKVELK from the coding sequence ATGGCAGCCAACAACCAGCAACAAGCTGACAAGAGAATAATAGGATTCGATTGTGAGTTTGTGGAACCTCCACCAGAACGATACGTCCAGTCAGAGTGTCCAGTTTGTCTCCAGATCATTCGAGAGCCCCACCAGGTCACATGCTGTGGAAAGAAGTTTTGCAAAGCTTGTATTGAACACATCAAAGCAATTCAAAAGCCATGCCCAACTTGCAATGAAGAGGAGTTTTCCAATTTCCCTGACAAAGGTTTGAAACAATCGCTCTACGATTTGAAAGTTCGATGTAGCCACCAGAAAGACGGGTGTGAGTGGATGAAGGAACTGAGACAGCTTGATGAGCACCTCAACACAGATCCACAGCCAGAGAAACAACTCGATGGATGTCAGTTTGTCGAGATCGATTGCATCTATAATTGCGGGAACCATCAGCAGCGAAGGTACATTCAAAAACACCAAATTAAGGATTGCCCCAAACGTCCATTCGGTTGTGAGCATTGCCATGATTACAAGTCTACctatgatgatgtcaccaacaaccactggcctgtgtgtgggtcctTCCCTGTCCCCTGCCCTAACCAGTGTGGTTCAACTATCCAGCGTCAGAATATAAACAGCCATGTTGCCGATGAGTGCCCCCTGACCACCATCAACTGTGACTTCCACCACGTAGGCTGTGCTGTGAAACTCCCTCGACAAGACATGCCAGAACACCTGAGAGAGAACCTACTCACACACATCTCTCTATTAGCCACCAGTCATGCCAAGCAACAAGACAAAATAGCAAACTTGGTAGATGAAAATTATAAACAACAAAAGTCTTATAAGACGAGCTTAACTGCACTACAAACCAAAGTTATCACTTTAGAGGAAGAAAAACAATTATTGACTACTAATGGAGGCAAGCAACAAGTTCAGCCTGCACCATGTACCACCATACCTCTTGGTCCCCCTGTCCTTACAATGACCAACTTCCAACAGCACAAGAGAGATGACGATGAGTGGCTCTCCCCTCCAGTCTACACCCACCATCCGGGCTACAAGATCTGTCTTAAAGTGTACGCTAACGGCTACGGTACTAGTAAAGGAACACACGTCACTGTGGGTGTGTTCTTCATGAGAGGAGAGTTTGACGATTCTCTGAAATGGCCATTTCGTGGTGTGATTTCATATCAACTACTGGACCAGGTcaatggcaaggatcatgAAATAGACATAAGTATCTATGATGACTATATGCTTAACGAGTACTGTACCAGAGTGACAGAGGGAGAGAGATCAAAAAGGGGTTGGGGAAAGCAAAAGTTCATTGCTCACTCTGAACTGGAGCCCAAGTATTTACGAAACGACACGCTTCTCTTCCAAATACACAAAGTAGAACTGAAGTAG
- the LOC135333057 gene encoding TNF receptor-associated factor 4-like, with product MSVVLELKVFLSRGSAPSLIDTPLSPGLVFEQLDGGHCFVEPPPERYVQSECPVCLQIIREPHQVTCCGKKFCKACIEHIKAIKKPCPTCNEQFSSSFADKSLKQSLSSLKVRCSHQKDGCEWTGELRQLDEYLNTDPQPEKQLDGCQFVEINCIYNCGNHQQRRYIQVHQIKECPKRSFSCEHCHDYKSTYDDVTNNHWPVFGSFPVPCPNQCRLTIQRQNIDSHVADECPLITINCDFHHVGCAVKLPQQDMPEHLRENLLTHISLLASSHAKQQAETTQQREKITKQQADIATLVEENIQLRTKNAELAPLQYMLTVNSEPLDAPVLTMINFQQQKRDDDVWHSPPVYTHHQGYKICLRVDANGWGTGKGTHVSVGVYFMRGEFDNSLKWPFRGVISVQLLDQVDGKNHETGKTTYDNRTPNTSCARVREGERRVGRGIARFIAHTELEPKYLQNDTLLFQIHKVELK from the exons ATGTCAGTGGTGCTCGAGTTGAAGGTGTTCTTGAGTAGAGGGTCAGCCCCTAGTCTGATAGACACGCCACTGTCGCCAGGTCTTGTCTTTGAGCAGCTCGATGGaggacactgt TTTGTGGAACCTCCACCAGAACGATACGTCCAGTCAGAGTGTCCAGTTTGTCTCCAGATCATTCGAGAGCCCCACCAGGTCACATGCTGTGGAAAGAAGTTTTGCAAAGCTTGTATTGAGCACATCAAAGCAATTAAAAAGCCGTGCCCAACTTGCAACGAGCAATTCAGTTCAAGTTTTGCCGATAAAAGTTTGAAACAATCGCTCTCCAGTTTGAAAGTTCGTTGTAGCCACCAGAAAGACGGGTGTGAGTGGACGGGGGAACTGAGACAGCTTGATGAGTACCTCAACACAGATCCACAGCCAGAGAAACAACTCGATGGATGTCAGTTTGTGGAGATCAATTGCATCTATAATTGCGGGAACCATCAGCAGCGAAGGTACATTCAAGTCCACCAAATTAAGGAATGCCCCAAACGATCATTCAGTTGTGAGCACTGCCATGATTACAAGTCTACctatgatgatgtcaccaacAACCACTGGCCTGTGTTTGGGTCCTTCCCTGTCCCCTGCCCTAACCAGTGTCGTTTAACTATCCAACGTCAGAATATAGACAGCCATGTTGCCGATGAGTGCCCCCTGATCACCATCAACTGTGATTTCCACCACGTAGGCTGTGCTGTGAAACTCCCTCAACAAGACATGCCAGAACACCTGAGAGAGAACCTACTCACACACATCTCTCTATTAGCCTCCAGTCATGCCAAGCAACAAGCTGAGACTACACAACAAAGAGAAAAAATCACCAAGCAACAAGCTGACATTGCTACTTTAGTAGAAGAGAATATACAGCTAAGAACGAAAAATGCCGAATTGGCGCCATTGCAATATATGCTCACCGTGAACTCCGAACCGCTCGATGCTCCTGTCCTTACAATGATCAACTTCCAACAGCAAAAGAGAGATGACGATGTTTGGCACTCCCCTCCAGTCTACACCCACCATCAGGGCTACAAGATCTGTCTCAGAGTGGATGCTAATGGCTGGGGCACTGGTAAAGGAACACACGTCTCTGTGGGTGTGTACTTCATGAGAGGAGAGTTTGACAATTCTTTGAAATGGCCGTTTCGTGGAGTGATTTCAGTACAACTACTGGACCAGGTCGATGGCAAGAATCATGAAACAGGCAAAACCACCTATGATAACAGAACACCTAACACGAGTTGTGCCAGAgtgagggagggagagaggagaGTGGGGCGGGGAATAGCAAGGTTCATTGCTCACACTGAACTGGAGCCCAAGTATTTACAAAATGACACCCTTCTCTTCCAAATACACAAAGTAGAACTGAAGTAG